In Nitrobacteraceae bacterium AZCC 1564, the following proteins share a genomic window:
- a CDS encoding branched-chain amino acid transport system substrate-binding protein (product_source=KO:K01999; cath_funfam=3.40.50.2300; cleavage_site_network=SignalP-noTM; cog=COG0683; ko=KO:K01999; pfam=PF13458; superfamily=53822) — protein sequence MARSRFIARCLSSFLFAASLGSYATAASAEDVIRFGAPLPLTGPLAPEAIKQQQGYDLWAEQANKAGGISVGGKKYKVEIVYADYQSNTPRAVQTSEQMITQNNVNFLFGAFGSGAAKAASSVSEKYKVPTIAATASSAQVYDQGYKYLFGTFTPNDTLTTPLTQIVKAKAPDVKKVAILARNDLFPLAIAQEMEKSAKANGIEVVYFEKYAINTLDHSATLSQIKSLAPQWIFVTGYINDLLLVRKQMADQQIKATVVSMIAGPAYQEFIDAAGPTAENVTSAAWWHPAAQYSGKDIFGTTANYVKLFREKYKSDPDYAQASASVSGALFQMAIERAGSIDRDKVRDELAKLNEMTFWGPVKFGSTGQINSLEPPVFQIQGGKPIVLSPQLIKQGEFKAGVN from the coding sequence ATGGCTCGTTCTCGGTTCATTGCGCGTTGCCTGAGTTCATTTTTGTTTGCCGCCAGTTTGGGATCGTACGCGACCGCGGCCTCGGCTGAAGATGTTATTCGCTTCGGAGCGCCGCTCCCTCTAACAGGGCCCTTGGCCCCTGAAGCCATCAAGCAGCAGCAGGGCTACGATCTGTGGGCCGAGCAGGCCAACAAGGCTGGCGGTATCTCGGTCGGTGGCAAGAAATACAAGGTCGAGATCGTCTACGCGGACTATCAGTCGAACACCCCGCGTGCGGTGCAAACATCCGAGCAGATGATCACGCAGAACAACGTCAACTTCCTGTTTGGCGCGTTCGGATCCGGTGCAGCGAAAGCAGCGAGCAGCGTTTCCGAGAAGTACAAGGTGCCGACGATTGCTGCGACTGCGTCATCGGCTCAGGTCTACGATCAAGGCTACAAATATCTATTTGGCACTTTCACGCCGAACGACACGCTGACCACACCTCTGACGCAGATCGTGAAGGCGAAGGCCCCGGACGTGAAGAAGGTCGCCATTCTCGCACGCAATGATCTCTTCCCGCTGGCAATTGCGCAGGAGATGGAAAAGTCAGCCAAGGCCAATGGGATCGAGGTTGTTTACTTCGAAAAGTACGCCATCAACACGCTGGACCACTCGGCAACACTCTCGCAGATCAAATCGCTTGCGCCACAATGGATCTTTGTGACGGGCTACATCAACGATCTGTTGCTGGTCCGCAAGCAGATGGCTGATCAGCAGATCAAGGCGACCGTGGTTTCGATGATCGCAGGCCCGGCTTATCAGGAATTCATCGACGCAGCGGGGCCAACCGCAGAAAACGTGACCAGCGCGGCGTGGTGGCATCCGGCCGCCCAATACAGCGGCAAGGATATTTTTGGAACGACCGCCAACTACGTGAAGCTGTTCCGCGAGAAGTATAAATCCGATCCCGACTACGCCCAGGCATCCGCCTCCGTCTCCGGCGCCCTGTTCCAAATGGCGATCGAACGGGCGGGGTCGATCGATCGCGACAAGGTGCGTGACGAACTGGCTAAACTCAACGAAATGACGTTTTGGGGGCCGGTCAAATTCGGCTCAACCGGACAGATCAACTCGCTTGAGCCGCCGGTTTTCCAGATCCAGGGCGGTAAGCCGATCGTGCTTTCCCCGCAGCTCATCAAGCAGGGCGAATTCAAAGCCGGCGTGAACTGA
- a CDS encoding branched-chain amino acid transport system permease protein (product_source=KO:K01997; cog=COG0559; ko=KO:K01997; pfam=PF02653; transmembrane_helix_parts=Outside_1_4,TMhelix_5_27,Inside_28_28,TMhelix_29_51,Outside_52_60,TMhelix_61_78,Inside_79_90,TMhelix_91_113,Outside_114_135,TMhelix_136_158,Inside_159_187,TMhelix_188_210,Outside_211_224,TMhelix_225_247,Inside_248_253,TMhelix_254_276,Outside_277_288): MLAAQVLINALVLGCLYACIAIGFSLVWGVLNVINLIHGSFIVLGAYLAWGLYQSLHLSPWYALVIAAPLFFCLGYIVQRVVLNRVITAPVLVTLTLTFGLDLILNNAMIYFFKADYRKLTLSPPMGSVSLFGVVVPVDRLLATAFALALTGILYLILRRLKVGRAIVAVRLDRDAAVLMGVNVKSIYAIAFGLGAALAGCAGVLMALIFPISPLTSSAYLGKAFVVCVLGGLGSVSGALAGGILLALIEGIGSATIGPAHATTLSFILLIVFLILRPQGLLGRRGFE; encoded by the coding sequence ATGCTAGCGGCTCAGGTTCTGATCAATGCATTGGTGCTGGGCTGCCTCTATGCGTGCATCGCTATTGGCTTCTCACTGGTGTGGGGCGTTCTCAACGTCATCAACCTGATCCACGGCTCCTTCATCGTCCTTGGAGCTTATCTCGCGTGGGGACTGTATCAGTCGCTTCACCTCTCGCCGTGGTATGCGCTTGTCATCGCAGCCCCGCTCTTTTTCTGTCTCGGGTACATCGTTCAAAGAGTTGTTCTAAACCGTGTGATCACCGCACCGGTTCTGGTCACGCTGACATTGACGTTCGGGCTCGACCTGATCCTGAACAACGCGATGATCTATTTCTTCAAGGCGGATTACCGGAAACTGACCCTGTCGCCGCCCATGGGATCGGTCTCGCTGTTCGGGGTGGTCGTCCCGGTTGACCGGCTGCTTGCAACAGCTTTTGCGCTGGCTTTGACGGGAATTTTGTACCTGATCCTGCGCCGCCTGAAGGTCGGGCGCGCCATCGTCGCTGTCAGACTTGATCGCGATGCGGCCGTGTTGATGGGCGTCAACGTCAAGTCGATCTACGCCATCGCCTTCGGTCTCGGCGCTGCTCTGGCTGGCTGCGCGGGTGTGCTGATGGCCCTGATTTTTCCGATCTCGCCGTTGACCTCGTCAGCCTATCTGGGAAAGGCCTTCGTCGTCTGCGTGCTGGGAGGTCTTGGTAGCGTCTCCGGCGCGCTCGCGGGCGGAATCCTGCTTGCGCTGATCGAGGGCATTGGCTCGGCTACGATCGGACCGGCGCATGCCACGACATTGTCGTTCATATTGCTGATCGTCTTCCTGATCCTGAGGCCACAAGGTTTGCTTGGCCGGAGAGGATTCGAATGA
- a CDS encoding branched-chain amino acid transport system permease protein (product_source=KO:K01998; cog=COG4177; ko=KO:K01998; pfam=PF02653; superfamily=56042; transmembrane_helix_parts=Inside_1_4,TMhelix_5_27,Outside_28_49,TMhelix_50_72,Inside_73_78,TMhelix_79_101,Outside_102_160,TMhelix_161_183,Inside_184_203,TMhelix_204_226,Outside_227_240,TMhelix_241_263,Inside_264_275,TMhelix_276_298,Outside_299_311), with product MTRSNVILLTIVVLIATLPLFGGAYALRLGTIACMYAILALSWNVVGGLAGYPSFATAAFFGFGAYTCGVLLSRDVSMAFAVPVAGIASFVLAASLGAALLRLRGHYFAIASLSLIEVFRELVNNATDLTGGGMGLNIPLGAGSGVMTDATFYFVSMWGVLLATTLMVIIVGGSKLGFGLACIRQNETAANMIGLNATLYKSVAFGLSACFVGAAGGIYAAWVHYIDPSDVFDILYSVKPIVMALIGGLGSPLGVLLGAFVYLGLEEVVWRNYIQIHSGVLGVLIVLLLLFLPHGLMSVRSRLLAWRLKHV from the coding sequence ATGACACGCTCAAATGTCATCTTGCTGACGATTGTCGTCCTGATCGCGACACTACCGTTATTTGGCGGAGCCTACGCCCTGCGGCTCGGCACCATCGCTTGCATGTACGCCATTCTCGCATTGTCTTGGAATGTTGTGGGCGGACTCGCGGGATATCCCTCATTCGCCACGGCCGCCTTCTTCGGCTTTGGTGCTTATACATGCGGGGTCTTGCTGTCCCGCGATGTGTCCATGGCGTTTGCCGTGCCTGTTGCGGGCATTGCCTCTTTTGTTCTCGCCGCTTCGCTGGGAGCCGCGCTGCTTCGCCTGCGTGGGCATTACTTTGCTATCGCGAGTCTCTCACTCATCGAGGTGTTTCGCGAGCTCGTCAACAACGCAACGGATCTGACCGGCGGCGGCATGGGCCTGAATATCCCATTGGGCGCCGGATCCGGTGTGATGACCGACGCTACGTTTTATTTCGTTTCGATGTGGGGGGTACTGCTTGCGACCACGTTGATGGTCATCATCGTCGGCGGATCCAAGTTAGGCTTTGGCCTTGCCTGTATCCGGCAGAACGAGACAGCGGCCAATATGATCGGTCTCAATGCCACTCTCTATAAGAGCGTCGCATTTGGATTGTCGGCCTGTTTCGTCGGTGCTGCCGGAGGCATCTATGCGGCATGGGTCCACTATATCGATCCGTCCGACGTGTTCGATATCCTCTATTCGGTCAAGCCGATTGTCATGGCCCTGATCGGTGGTCTCGGCTCACCGCTTGGCGTGCTTCTCGGTGCATTCGTCTATCTGGGATTGGAAGAGGTCGTCTGGCGCAACTACATCCAGATCCACAGTGGGGTACTTGGTGTACTGATCGTCCTCCTGTTGCTGTTCCTGCCGCATGGTTTGATGTCGGTTCGCTCCCGCCTTCTCGCATGGAGGCTGAAGCATGTCTGA
- a CDS encoding ABC-type branched-subunit amino acid transport system ATPase component (product_source=COG0411; cath_funfam=3.40.50.300; cog=COG0411; pfam=PF00005; superfamily=52540): MSEILRLESVSRRFSGLQALRDVSLRVNRGEVLGLIGPNGAGKTTLVNVVTGVTPASSGTVTFMERDITRVKTYQSARLGLSRTFQTRSAVRRIHGTG, from the coding sequence ATGTCTGAGATTCTCAGACTTGAATCCGTTTCCCGCCGTTTCAGCGGCTTGCAGGCGCTGCGCGATGTGTCGCTGAGGGTGAACAGGGGAGAGGTTCTCGGTCTGATCGGGCCGAATGGTGCCGGAAAAACAACGCTGGTGAATGTCGTTACAGGCGTTACGCCGGCAAGTTCTGGGACCGTGACGTTCATGGAGAGGGACATCACGCGGGTGAAGACCTATCAGTCCGCAAGGCTTGGCCTGTCCCGCACTTTTCAAACTCGTTCAGCCGTTCGCAGAATTCACGGCACTGGATAA
- a CDS encoding ABC-type branched-subunit amino acid transport system ATPase component (product_source=COG0411; cath_funfam=3.40.50.300; cog=COG0411; pfam=PF12399; smart=SM00382; superfamily=52540) — protein MKSARDEARAHLAFVGLEAQSMQAAATLTLAMRKRLELAKALAMRPKLLFLDEVNAGLNSAEVERATKLIHQLAAAGITIVMIEHLMKVVLNVCTRIVVLHNGSLIADGAPRDVINNPAVVEAYLGQQYAQRAAAHG, from the coding sequence TTGAAGTCTGCTCGGGACGAAGCACGCGCGCATCTGGCATTTGTAGGTCTGGAAGCACAGTCGATGCAGGCTGCAGCCACGTTGACGCTGGCCATGCGCAAGCGACTTGAGCTGGCCAAGGCACTGGCAATGCGTCCAAAGCTTCTGTTTCTTGATGAAGTCAATGCTGGCCTGAACAGCGCGGAAGTTGAGCGGGCTACCAAGCTGATCCATCAACTTGCTGCGGCCGGTATCACCATCGTGATGATCGAACACCTCATGAAGGTCGTTCTGAACGTCTGCACACGAATCGTAGTGCTCCATAATGGCAGTTTGATTGCGGATGGAGCGCCGCGGGACGTGATCAACAATCCCGCAGTCGTGGAGGCGTATCTCGGTCAGCAATATGCGCAGAGGGCTGCTGCTCATGGCTGA
- a CDS encoding branched-chain amino acid transport system ATP-binding protein (product_source=KO:K01996; cath_funfam=3.40.50.300; cog=COG0410; ko=KO:K01996; pfam=PF00005; smart=SM00382; superfamily=52540) has translation MADSSAHAPILELQGLRAGYGEVQVLWGVDLVIRSGEITALIGSNGAGKTTLMRALSGLVPVQSGSYRFEGEDLTRASAAHILSRGIVHVPEGRRLFGAMSVEDNLLMGAYSRTISNTETKREMDRVYTTFPKLRERRHQAAATLSGGEQQMCAIGRGLMSAPKLLMIDELSLGLSPLLVEQLVAALRSLNADGMSILLVEQDVTIALDLCDSAFVMDMGRIARSGSGPELLADPIIRDAYLGVLED, from the coding sequence ATGGCTGATAGCTCGGCTCATGCACCGATTCTTGAGCTGCAAGGATTGCGCGCCGGCTATGGCGAGGTGCAAGTTCTCTGGGGTGTAGACCTCGTGATCCGAAGCGGTGAAATTACGGCGCTGATCGGCTCGAACGGCGCAGGCAAGACGACGCTGATGCGAGCATTGTCGGGTCTCGTTCCTGTGCAATCCGGCAGTTACCGTTTCGAGGGGGAGGACCTCACCCGCGCATCGGCCGCGCATATTCTGTCGCGCGGCATCGTCCACGTTCCGGAAGGCCGGCGACTGTTCGGCGCGATGAGCGTGGAGGACAATCTGCTGATGGGGGCTTATTCCCGGACGATCTCCAACACAGAGACGAAGCGCGAGATGGACCGGGTCTACACCACGTTTCCAAAGCTGCGCGAGCGGCGTCACCAGGCGGCTGCGACGCTGTCCGGTGGCGAACAACAGATGTGTGCCATCGGCCGGGGGCTGATGAGCGCGCCGAAACTGCTAATGATCGACGAGCTGTCACTTGGCCTGTCGCCGTTGCTCGTGGAGCAGCTCGTTGCCGCGCTGCGTTCATTGAACGCGGACGGAATGTCAATTCTGCTGGTGGAGCAGGATGTCACCATCGCGTTGGATCTGTGCGATTCAGCATTCGTGATGGACATGGGACGGATTGCGCGGTCGGGTTCTGGTCCAGAACTCCTCGCAGATCCGATCATCCGAGACGCCTATCTCGGCGTGCTCGAAGACTGA
- a CDS encoding hypothetical protein (product_source=Hypo-rule applied) codes for MIKTVEAPNSGYRFMPGVSQYSAGVGALPGFALERVRFAKPVPLRQGFERIAQILKDAGRPLTAFAACELRSPAPFTESGFVSFNAEYIGFLKAWGLMQDGVNPVARSNVCPKVDPPAEPGFYAFSYTVPASNAPASFVVAGSGEAPEGKSNYRDHAIRLGDTSPAAMHEKAKWVLGEMERRMSAFGGDWSQATGVQLYTVHDIYPFLESELGKRGVLRHGLTWHFNRPPVVDLEFEMDCRCVYSERVVQA; via the coding sequence ATGATCAAGACCGTCGAAGCGCCCAATAGCGGCTACAGGTTCATGCCCGGCGTTAGTCAATATTCAGCGGGTGTTGGAGCATTGCCCGGATTTGCTCTTGAACGGGTGCGCTTTGCCAAGCCGGTGCCGTTGCGTCAAGGCTTTGAGCGTATCGCGCAGATCCTGAAGGACGCGGGTCGGCCGCTAACGGCATTTGCGGCGTGCGAATTGCGGTCACCGGCTCCATTTACAGAGAGCGGATTTGTTAGTTTCAACGCGGAGTACATCGGCTTCCTGAAAGCGTGGGGCCTGATGCAGGATGGCGTCAATCCGGTGGCACGCAGCAACGTCTGTCCGAAGGTCGACCCTCCAGCGGAGCCGGGCTTCTATGCTTTCTCCTATACGGTTCCTGCATCGAATGCGCCGGCTTCGTTCGTGGTGGCAGGGAGCGGCGAAGCACCGGAAGGCAAGTCGAACTACCGCGATCATGCCATTCGCCTTGGTGATACGTCACCAGCAGCGATGCATGAAAAGGCCAAGTGGGTGCTTGGTGAGATGGAGCGGCGCATGAGCGCGTTTGGTGGCGATTGGAGCCAGGCCACTGGCGTGCAGCTCTATACGGTTCATGACATCTATCCGTTCCTGGAAAGCGAGCTCGGCAAGCGTGGCGTGTTGCGGCATGGTTTGACCTGGCATTTCAACCGGCCGCCGGTTGTCGATCTCGAGTTCGAGATGGACTGCCGATGTGTGTACAGTGAGAGGGTCGTTCAGGCTTAG
- a CDS encoding quercetin dioxygenase-like cupin family protein (product_source=COG1917; cog=COG1917; ko=KO:K21700; pfam=PF07883; superfamily=51182) translates to MAFQCNTPAIPTVQEDNDTLRITRWDFQPGAVTGWHRHGWPYFVIMLVDGTLRIHNGKDVTDVPLVAGQSYMRQSGVEHDVMNGSPHPIAFIEIEVKRPEALA, encoded by the coding sequence ATGGCTTTCCAGTGCAACACCCCGGCGATCCCGACCGTTCAGGAAGATAACGACACGCTGCGTATCACCCGCTGGGATTTTCAGCCGGGTGCGGTCACCGGATGGCATCGGCACGGATGGCCATATTTCGTGATCATGCTGGTCGATGGCACTTTGCGGATTCACAACGGGAAAGACGTTACCGATGTGCCGCTCGTTGCCGGTCAATCCTATATGCGGCAGTCGGGCGTCGAGCACGACGTCATGAACGGCTCGCCGCATCCGATCGCGTTCATCGAGATCGAGGTCAAGCGGCCCGAAGCTTTGGCCTGA
- a CDS encoding glyoxylate/hydroxypyruvate reductase A (product_source=KO:K12972; cath_funfam=3.40.50.720; cog=COG0111; ko=KO:K12972; pfam=PF02826; superfamily=51735), translating to MHCVLLSDTLDLRDYLSDIIRELDHITFVDHRDRHNPSDVRLAVAWHPARDAFDSYPELKAVCSIGAGADNILSCPSLRRGIDVVRVVDPAQAEMMSGFVLWHVIWHQRRFATYLAQQRERVWQRLSQRSARDVSVGILGYGEIGRRVANDVMALGFPVNVWSRTMKSVPAGVKAYHAAEGLSAMLNNTEILINLLPLTAETRGILNLTTFRKMKRGGYLIQVGRGEHLIEQDLLTALDEGQLAGASLDVFSSEPLGRQHPFWTHPKIIVTPHDACDVSMNAIKATIATTADAVRTGQRTRHAINRERGY from the coding sequence ATGCACTGCGTTCTCTTGAGTGACACTCTCGATCTGCGAGACTATCTCTCCGACATCATTCGTGAGCTCGACCACATCACGTTTGTCGATCATCGCGATCGACACAATCCAAGCGATGTCCGGCTCGCTGTCGCGTGGCATCCGGCGCGCGATGCTTTCGATTCTTACCCAGAGCTGAAAGCTGTCTGCTCGATCGGCGCGGGCGCCGACAATATCCTTAGCTGCCCCAGCCTCCGGCGTGGCATTGATGTGGTGCGCGTGGTTGATCCTGCTCAGGCGGAGATGATGTCCGGCTTCGTACTCTGGCATGTGATCTGGCATCAGCGCCGTTTTGCCACTTATCTCGCACAACAGCGCGAGCGCGTCTGGCAGCGCCTTTCTCAGCGAAGCGCCAGGGACGTATCAGTCGGCATTCTGGGCTATGGCGAGATCGGGCGCCGCGTGGCCAACGATGTCATGGCTCTTGGCTTCCCGGTTAACGTCTGGAGCCGCACGATGAAATCCGTGCCGGCCGGCGTAAAGGCCTATCATGCGGCCGAAGGACTTTCGGCGATGCTGAACAATACAGAGATCCTGATTAATCTCTTGCCACTCACGGCGGAAACAAGGGGAATTCTGAATCTCACGACATTCAGAAAGATGAAACGCGGCGGCTATCTCATTCAGGTGGGACGCGGCGAGCATCTGATCGAGCAGGACTTACTGACCGCACTCGACGAAGGCCAGCTTGCCGGGGCCTCGCTCGATGTCTTCTCATCGGAGCCTCTTGGCCGCCAACATCCGTTCTGGACTCACCCCAAAATTATCGTGACGCCTCACGACGCCTGCGATGTCAGCATGAATGCCATCAAGGCGACCATTGCCACAACAGCGGACGCTGTGCGCACGGGCCAAAGGACCCGTCACGCAATCAACCGGGAACGTGGCTACTAA
- a CDS encoding peptide/nickel transport system ATP-binding protein (product_source=KO:K02032; cath_funfam=3.40.50.300; cog=COG1123; ko=KO:K02032; pfam=PF00005,PF08352; smart=SM00382; superfamily=52540), with the protein MTFSPAVAIKDLKIALPVGGDRPYAVDGVSFDLTPGEIVCVVGESGSGKSMCAHALMGLLPGNVKTEAGQILFEGRNLLSLDEDAWGDVRGRRIAMVFQEPMTALNPLMRIGDQIAEVFEAHGLLTPKQRKQKAIDLAREIGLPEPERIVRAYPHQLSGGQRQRAMIAMALALEPAVLVADEPTTALDVTTQAQILKLIRDLQRNRNMAVLFITHDFGVVADIADRIVVLRHGNVVEHGTAQDVLSRPQHDYTRTLLAAVPSMHPPQRPSLVERDRAVDVIGIDKTYVTSEGWFRPDRKVQAAREVNFAIHQGETLGLVGESGSGKSSVARLVMRLIEPDRGTVRIGDIDLTQIGGQELRKQRRRIQMIFQDPFASLNPRRKIGQIITDGPIAHGADPAVARQRAKELLGMVGLDPGAMERFPHEFSGGQRQRIGIARALALDPEIIVADEAVSALDVSVQAQVLNLLEDLKARLGLSMLFITHDLRVAAQICDRIAVMQKGSIVEMKPTAALLAAPEHPYTRELLAAVPGQKSPSQAA; encoded by the coding sequence ATGACATTCAGCCCAGCCGTCGCAATCAAGGACCTTAAAATCGCGTTGCCTGTCGGCGGGGATCGTCCCTATGCGGTCGATGGCGTCTCTTTCGATTTGACACCCGGTGAGATCGTTTGCGTCGTTGGAGAATCGGGCTCCGGTAAATCGATGTGCGCCCACGCACTGATGGGTCTTCTCCCCGGCAACGTGAAGACCGAGGCCGGACAGATCTTGTTTGAAGGACGCAACCTTCTCTCGCTCGACGAAGACGCCTGGGGGGATGTACGCGGGCGCAGGATCGCGATGGTGTTCCAGGAGCCGATGACGGCACTTAATCCTTTGATGCGCATTGGCGACCAGATTGCCGAAGTCTTTGAAGCGCACGGGCTGCTGACACCGAAGCAGCGAAAGCAAAAGGCCATCGATCTCGCACGCGAGATCGGCTTGCCAGAGCCCGAGCGCATTGTACGAGCCTATCCTCATCAATTATCCGGCGGCCAACGTCAGCGCGCCATGATCGCCATGGCTCTGGCGCTGGAGCCTGCGGTGCTGGTTGCGGACGAGCCGACGACTGCTCTCGATGTCACGACGCAGGCCCAGATCCTGAAGCTGATCCGCGATCTCCAGCGCAACCGCAATATGGCGGTTCTCTTTATTACCCACGATTTCGGCGTGGTGGCCGACATCGCGGACCGCATCGTCGTGCTTCGTCACGGCAACGTCGTTGAACACGGTACAGCGCAAGACGTGCTATCGCGACCGCAGCACGACTACACGCGCACGCTCCTCGCGGCCGTGCCGTCGATGCACCCGCCACAACGGCCCTCGCTGGTCGAGCGCGATAGAGCTGTTGACGTCATCGGCATCGACAAGACGTATGTCACCAGCGAAGGTTGGTTCCGGCCGGATCGCAAGGTGCAGGCCGCCAGGGAAGTCAATTTTGCGATCCATCAAGGCGAAACACTTGGTCTCGTTGGCGAGTCCGGTTCCGGCAAGTCATCCGTCGCTCGGCTTGTCATGCGCCTGATCGAACCCGATCGCGGGACGGTGCGGATCGGCGATATCGACCTTACCCAAATTGGAGGACAAGAGCTGCGGAAGCAGCGCCGCCGGATCCAGATGATTTTCCAGGATCCGTTCGCGTCGCTCAATCCGAGGCGCAAGATCGGACAGATCATCACCGACGGTCCGATCGCCCATGGCGCAGATCCTGCTGTGGCTCGGCAGCGTGCAAAGGAGCTTCTCGGAATGGTCGGGCTCGATCCCGGCGCAATGGAACGCTTCCCGCACGAATTCTCGGGCGGACAGCGCCAGCGCATCGGCATCGCGCGGGCACTCGCGCTCGATCCGGAAATTATCGTTGCCGACGAAGCAGTCTCTGCGCTCGACGTTTCGGTGCAAGCTCAGGTTCTGAACTTGTTGGAAGATCTCAAGGCGCGTCTTGGTCTGTCGATGCTGTTCATCACTCATGATCTGCGTGTTGCCGCTCAAATCTGCGATCGCATCGCCGTGATGCAGAAGGGCTCCATTGTGGAGATGAAGCCCACCGCGGCCCTTCTCGCCGCGCCAGAACACCCCTATACGCGTGAATTGCTGGCAGCTGTTCCGGGGCAGAAATCACCGTCTCAAGCAGCCTGA
- a CDS encoding peptide/nickel transport system permease protein (product_source=KO:K02034; cath_funfam=1.10.3720.10; cog=COG1173; ko=KO:K02034; pfam=PF00528; superfamily=161098; transmembrane_helix_parts=Inside_1_12,TMhelix_13_35,Outside_36_82,TMhelix_83_105,Inside_106_125,TMhelix_126_148,Outside_149_197,TMhelix_198_220,Inside_221_240,TMhelix_241_263,Outside_264_279) has product MKKLAKQMLRSPSGLIGLTILVLAILIAVVGPLMFPNSPWRMVQRPFIPPFTLPTVPLGTDALGRDVMAGIIYGARVSLLVGLISTLVALAVGVPLGAVAGYFGGRTDDALMRLTEFFQTIPSFALAIVLVAIMQPSIYSIVAAIAIVSWPPVARLVRGEVLSLRTREYVQAAVVTGQTNGWIICREILPNAISPVIVLASLMVATAILLESSLSFLGLGDPNLISWGYMVGAGRTVIRQAWWITVFPGVAILLSVLALNLIGEGLNDALNPRLAKDGR; this is encoded by the coding sequence ATGAAGAAACTCGCAAAGCAGATGTTGCGCAGCCCCAGCGGCTTGATCGGATTGACGATCCTGGTGCTCGCCATTCTTATCGCCGTCGTCGGACCGCTGATGTTCCCCAACTCGCCCTGGCGCATGGTGCAGCGGCCATTCATTCCGCCATTCACTTTGCCCACAGTGCCGCTTGGAACGGACGCGCTTGGCCGCGATGTTATGGCCGGCATTATTTATGGCGCACGGGTCTCGCTTTTGGTCGGCCTGATCTCAACGCTCGTCGCGCTCGCCGTCGGCGTACCGCTGGGAGCCGTCGCCGGCTATTTCGGCGGACGAACCGATGATGCGCTGATGCGTCTGACTGAGTTCTTCCAGACCATTCCAAGCTTCGCGCTTGCCATCGTACTGGTCGCGATCATGCAGCCGTCGATCTATTCGATCGTCGCAGCTATCGCGATCGTCAGTTGGCCTCCGGTCGCACGTCTTGTGCGTGGCGAAGTACTCTCACTGCGAACGCGGGAATATGTGCAAGCGGCAGTGGTGACCGGCCAGACCAATGGCTGGATCATCTGTCGCGAAATCCTGCCGAACGCGATTTCGCCCGTGATTGTCCTTGCCTCTCTGATGGTCGCAACGGCGATCCTGCTGGAATCGTCCCTGTCCTTCCTGGGTCTTGGTGATCCGAACCTGATCTCGTGGGGATACATGGTCGGTGCGGGCAGAACGGTCATCCGGCAGGCCTGGTGGATCACGGTCTTTCCCGGTGTCGCTATCCTGCTCTCAGTGCTGGCGTTGAACCTGATCGGTGAAGGCCTGAACGACGCGCTCAATCCGCGCCTTGCGAAGGATGGACGTTGA